The proteins below come from a single Chrysoperla carnea chromosome 1, inChrCarn1.1, whole genome shotgun sequence genomic window:
- the LOC123305718 gene encoding uncharacterized protein LOC123305718 has product MCSKNFPQIFIILSTVLGVSLSSYSTGKCEGNGLKLKYLWGDAMTDNADCIGPMNKPYPMAAVARSFRNSNPWMGNSRTGRSSPQKTIDPNLMRQVLLDNYENINAETEVETIRKGRAAAMNSKCPTNNPSQRLCKTRYNTTAPMYGVSLTSGQPVTIVQKFPDLLQQVVFEVCESSECSVLRGECTQTYVPYLFLVIPLGPVTLTGQDYVLVESGCVCRPKDTLSYSDTSSADAIAAVVPQG; this is encoded by the exons attttcataattttaagtaCTGTATTAGGAGTATCATTAAGTAGTTATTCAACAGGAAAATGTGAAGGAAAtggattgaaattgaaatatttatgggGCGATGCCATGACTGACAATGCAGATTGTATAGGACCGATGAATAAACCTTATCCGAT ggCAGCTGTAGCTCGGTCATTTCGAAATTCAAATCCATGGATGGGAAACAGTCGAACTGGACGATCATCACCACAAAAAACAATTGATCCAAATTTAATGCGACAAGTGTTACtagataattatgaaaatataaacgcCGAAACTGAAGTAGAAACTATCAGAAAag GTCGAGCTGCTGCCATGAATTCAAAGTGCCCAACAAATAATCCATCGCAAAGATTATGTAAAACACGTTACAATACAACAGCTCCAATGTATGGTGTTTCTCTAACATCTGGACAACCAGTTACAATTGTTCAAAAATTCCCGGATTTACTGCAACAAGTGGTTTTTGAAGTTTGCGA aTCTTCTGAATGTTCCGTGTTACGTGGAGAATGTACTCAAACATACGTACCgtatttattcttagtaatcCCACTTGGACCAGTTACATTAACCGGACAAGATTACGTATTGGTAGAAAGTGGATGTGTATGTCGACCTAAAGATACTTTATCATATTCGGATACGTCATCTGCGGATGCCATTGCCGCTGTTGTGCCACaaggataa
- the LOC123296802 gene encoding serine/arginine repetitive matrix protein 1, whose protein sequence is MMYTGTTAEQDNRFSDKEKKLLKQLKFGDCLSQRVDMTKVKLDVIKPWIMDKITEILHIEDDVIVEFVYNQLEEKYPDPKKMQINLTGFLNGRNARAFMTDLWALLLSAQESPTGIPESLLQKKKDEIKKRMEEQEKINEMVTKREREESRGRSGTRESDGGRGDADKRSSGVRDRSESRRRSRSRDRNNRSRKDKRSRSRSHSKSDIKREKSRSPSRVSNDKEVKGNGTAAESPNRTADENDKDGSLPPSNNTDDATKVKDEPSTNNANSNSQTSNSGPKPNVEAVQAISRLQAKLLAMVGSKKSSRNSRSRSKSRSPRRRSHSTSKSKNTRRSHSRSPKRRKSRSPSRSKRTARSRTRSRSKSHKRRHSRSLSESPKRSTIRRRSRSKSPIRKPTSRSHSKSQPSRNNPISKPRRKSRSASNTSSGSDSTAARNSASPEKRHTKAVSKSKSREKSITKSKDDKEIVKTKDRARSSSSSASDSDKGKGKEDFSIQKKENSIQKKRHYRSNKESSESNASDSEHESSNKNKFNRDRGDKRRDIDKKSPIRARSRSRDNRPRRGNSRDRGGGGLRRNSRSRRSLSRNKNRGRRSLSRRRRSTSRRKRSRTRSPIRSARRRTRSRSLSRRRRRSPSYRRRNSRRRSVSRNRRRDRSRSRIRHRATSRDRGRNSRSPRRSRSRRRSTSRTNRRNSRDRRLSSRDRDRKTAMDQKDRQPKIDTKRQLSGSSISRTTIVRRKSRTKSLSKSRSKSLPKENTTTEIENKFDKAEENKKRRDIVGDRGSKNVTNISSEKKIEDEPLVKRDVKQHLEKNKRSKSRSVSPEKKKTVLNVQNAVPKARWSKSLSRTPSPFLKPHERSQTDSKVAVKKVETNVTGMTKKDLEDIAAKRKTKIAIEKELLKSQKVTTNTSTSSNKKAQSTVTESKKHSKKASDESNDSASESSDSEEEKRHKKKSSSKKRSSKKRATRDSSASSDSETEVVTKHKKKSRQSSGSESDEASKKRQPPKKVSRSSDVKSSSSKKKTDDSQHTDSKDTKKRNASPSSSPDRRKKKVVKDDSSDSETELKKKKSSKKSRGSSDVEVEKTKKKKNDSSSNDSEEDSVKTKRKRKKHKEKASASGSDNDEPEVKKKKKEKKHKKHKKHSKKHKKHRKKKEEKNNSSDNSDAAEETDKDTNLNEDERKLREKALKSMKRQTSSDHSD, encoded by the exons ATGATGTACACG GGTACTACAGCAGAGCAAGATAATCGCTTCAGcgataaagaaaaaaagttactaaaacaattgaaattcgGAGACTGTCTCAGTCAACGA gTGGATATGACAAAAGTGAAATTGGATGTTATTAAACCTTGGATTATGGATAAAATTACAGAAATTCTACATATTGAAGATGATGTTATAGTTGAATTTGTATATAATCAATTGGaagaaaaa taCCCAGACCCAAAGAAAATGCAGATTAATTTAACTGGATTTTTAAATGGTCGTAATGCACGCGCTTTCATGACAGATTTATGGGCGTTATTACTATCAGCTCAAGAGAGTCCAACAGGAATACCTGAATCACTtctacaaaagaaaaaagatgAGATTAAGAAGAGAATG GAAGAGCAAGAGAAGATTAACGAAATGGTGACGAAAAGAGAACGTGAGGAGAGTCGTGGAAGATCCGGTACAAGAGAGAGTGATGGCGGCCGGGGAGATGCGGATAAACGGAGTAGTGGTGTTCGGGACCGAAGTGAATCTCGTAGGCGCTCACGTTCAAGAGATCGAAATAATCGTTCTAGAAAAGATAAACGTTCTAGGAGcag GTCTCATTCTAAATCTGATATTAAACGTGAGAAAAGTCGTTCACCCAGTCGTGTGTCAAATGATAAAGAAGTAAAAGGGAATGGTACAGCAGCAGAGAGTCCTAACCGAACGGCGGATGAAAATGATAAAGATGGTAGTCTTCCGCCTAGTAATAATACCGACGATGCAACAAAAGTCAAAGATGAACCTTCAACGAATAATGCAAATTCAAATTCACAAACATCAAATTCTGGGCCTAAACCTAATGT tgaaGCTGTTCAAGCTATTTCTCGATTACAGGCAAAACTACTCGCAATGGTTGGAAGCAAGAAGTCATCGCGGAATTCTCGTTCAAGATCAAAGTCACGCTCACCTAGACGACGATCACATTCaacttcaaaatcaaaaaatactcgaagaAGTCATTCTAGGTCACCAAAAAGGCGTAAAAGTCGTAGTCCATCAAGATCGAAACGCACAGCACGTAGTAGAACTCGTTCGAGGTCGAAATCACATAAACGCCGCCATTCAAGATCGCTATCAGAGTCTCCAAAACGTTCAACAATTAGAAGGCGCAGTCGTTCTAAATCACCTATACGAAAACCGACTAGTAGATCTCATTCAAAATCACAACCTTCTCGGAATAATCCAATAAGTAAACCGCGCAGGAAATCTAGATCGGCATCAAATACCAGCTCTGGAAGTGACAGCACCGCGGCACGTAATTCAGCGTCGCCCGAAAAACGGCATACAAAAGCAGTAAGCAAATCAAAGTCAAGGGAAAAGTCAATTACCAAATCTAAAGATGATAAAGAAATTGTAAAGACTAAAGATAGGGCCAGATCAAGCTCATCTAGTGCTTCTGATTCTGATAAAG gaaAAGGGAAAGAAGATTTTTCTATacagaaaaaagaaaacagtATACAAAAGAAACGCCATTATCGATCAAATAAAGAGTCTTCTGAGAGTAATGCCAGTGACAGTGAACATGAaagttctaataaaaataaatttaatagagaTCGAGGTGATAAACGTCGGGATATAGACAAAAAATCACCAATTCGAGCACGCAGTCGATCACGTGATAATAGACCTAGGCGTGGAAACAGTCGTGACAGAGGAGGCGGTGGATTAAGACGTAACAGTAGATCACGAAGAAGTCTATCA agaaataaaaatcgAGGTCGACGCAGTTTAAGCCGAAGGCGTAGAAGTACTAGCCGCAGAAAAAGATCTCGAACACGTAGTCCTATTAGAAGTGCACGCAGACGCACACGTAGTCGAAGCTTAAGCCGTCGAAG ACGACGTAGTCCAAGCTACCGTCGTCGCAATTCACGCAGAAGATCCGTATCACGCAATCGTCGACGTGATAGATCACGATCACGGATTCGTCATCGAGCTACGTCACGTGATCGTGGACGTAATTCACGATCACCAAGACGTTCACGGTCACGCAGACGCAGTACATCACGTACGAATAGAAGAAATTCACGTGATCGTAGATTGAGCAGTCGAGATAGAGATCGTAAGACGGCTATGGATCAAAAAGATCGACAACCGAAAATAGATACTAAACGTCAACTCTCTGGATCATCGATATCAAGAACTACAATTGTACGACGAAAGTCGCGTACTAAATCATTATCGAAATCACGTTCAAAATCATTACCAAAAGAGAACACTACcacagaaattgaaaataaattcgataaagCAGAGGAAAATAAAAAGCGGCGAGATATAGTTGGCGATCGTGGCTCTAAAAATGTCACCAATATTAGTtctgaaaagaaaattgaagacGAACCCCTTGTTAAAAGAGATGTTAAACAGcatcttgaaaaaaataaacgttCAAAATCGAGGAGTGTAAGTCCAGAGAAAAAGAAAACGGTACTAAATGTCCAAAATGCAGTACCAAAAGCTAGATGGTCTAAAAGTCTTAGCCGTACACCTAGTCCATTCTTAAAACCACATGAACGGTCACAAACAGATTCTAAAGTAGCTGTTAAAAAAGTTGAAACGAATGTTACAGGTATGACTAAAAAAGATTTAGAAGATATAGCGGCGAAACGAAAAACTAAAATAGCAATTGAAAAAGAGTTGCTTAAATCTCAGAAAGTGACTACAAATACGTCTACGAGTAGTAACAAAAAAGCTCAGTCCACTGTTACCGAATCTAAGAAACATTCAAAGAAGGCAAGTGATGAATCGAATGATAGCGCTTCGGAAAGTTCTGATTCAGAAGAAGAAAAGAGACATAAAAAGAAAAGTTCGTCTAAAAAACGGTCTTCTAAAAAGCGCGCTACAAGAGATTCATCGGCCTCAAGTGACAGTGAAACTGAAGTAGTAACCAAACATAAGAAGAAAAGTAGACAAAGTTCAGGCTCTGAAAGCGATGAAGCGTCTAAAAAACGACAACCCCCTAAAAAGGTATCACGCAGCTCTGATGTTAAATCATCTAGCTCAAAGAAAAAAACTGATGATTCACAACATACTGATTCAAAAGACACTAAAAAGCGCAATGCTTCACCTAGTAGTTCACCTGACCGTAGGAAGAAAAAGGTTGTGAAAGATGATTCTTCAGACAGTGAaactgaattaaaaaagaaaaagtcatCTAAAAAATCACGGGGAAGTTCCGATGTTGAAGtcgaaaaaacaaagaaaaagaaaaatgattcaTCGTCAAATGATTCCGAAGAAGATAGTGTTAAAACAAAACGTAAACGTAAGAAGCATAAGGAGAAGGCATCGGCTTCCGGTTCCGATAATGATGAACCCGaagtaaagaaaaagaaaaaggaaaaaaagcataaaaagcATAAGAAACATTCGAAAAAACATAAGAAACACAGAAAGAAAAAGGAAGAGAAGAATAACAGTAGTGATAATAGCGATGCAGCTGAAGAAACTGACaaagatacaaatttaaatgaagACGAGCGTAAGCTACGCGAGAAAGCGTTAAAAAGTATGAAACGACAAACAAGCAGTGACCATTcagattga